GGAGAAAAGTATTACCGGGAACAAGCGGAGCTTTATACACAAAATAGTCTCGATGTTGTCTGCCGGATGCTGGCGGATGACGAAAAGGTGCATGCTCAACTGCTCAGCTACAAAATGAACCATTTACCGTACGAATCCCCGGATTCGCAGACCTTGAGCAAAGCCAAAAATATCTTCCAGGATATTGCAAAAATAAAAATCAAGGGTAAAGAAAACCCCAGTCAATTGGATTTTTACCGCATTGCACTGGACAAAGAAAAACAAAGTATTGATTTTTACACCGAACATGCCGCTGATCCGGAAGCCGGCATGGAAAAAGACCTTTTCGTTTATCTGATCAATCAGGAGAAACATCACTATGAGGTTTTGGAAGAACTTGCCGCCTTACTGAAACAGGCAGAAGACTGGGTCGAATCGGCTGAATTCGGTTTGAGAAAAGAGTACGATAATTAATCAAAAGGGCAGCTGAGAAACTATTTCTCAGCTGCCTTTTAATATGCTACATCAGTTCGGCTTCAATTGTATGGAAAATCTCATCGGCCTTTTTGATCCCTTTTTCCGTCAGATCATCCAATTCCGTTTTCATTTGGCTGACAAATTTCTGATCTTCGATCATGCCCAAATTGATCATGACATTGACCCGGCCTGCCAGCAATCCGGTCCGCAAAGCTTGAACGCCGCACGCCACATCACTGATCGCCAAGCGGGAACCTTTCACTGCCAATTCCTCCTGAAGGGTAATTCCCTCGTAACAAGTGCGAACGATCTGCATCGGCACCAGGCTGGCATGCTGTAAGGCATCCTGCAGGATCTTCTGTTTGGCAGCTTTCTCCTCTTCCGTAACCGCCTTGATGCCGTAAGCCTGTGACAATGGATAAAAAGCAACCGCGTCGTCGTCGATCATTTGCAGCAAACCTTGATACAATTCAGTCAGGCGTGTCAGCAGGCGCTGTAAATCCGCTTCATATTGAGCATACTTTTTTTTACCGGAGGTCAGATTGACGACCATACAACCCAAAGCGGAGCCCAAAGCCCCGATCAGCGCAGCTGCACCGCCGCCGCCCGGCACCGGTGCTTTGGATGCCAATTCCGCCACAAATTCATCGGTGCGTAATTCACGTAGATTCATCCGGAAACACTCCTCCCGCGTTTTTTGCTCAGAAAGATCGTTTTATTTCAGGGCCGTCTCACAAAGTGAAACAGCCCTGCGGTAAAACAATCGAATCGAGTTTAGAACAGCCCTCTGATTTTACCGTTTTCGTCAACGTCAATGGTTTCCGCAGCCGGAACTTTCGGCAAGCCGGGCATTCTCATAATATCGCCGGTAACGGCAACCACAAAGCCGGCGCCGGAGTTCAGCACGACATCGCGGACATTGATGGTGAATCCTTCTGGACGGCCGACTACTTTTGCATCATCGGTCAGGGAATATTGGGTTTTTGCCATACAAATAGGCAGATTTGCAAAGCCCATTTTGGTGATTTTGTTCAGTTCACGGTTGGCGGCAGCAGAGAATTCCACTTGACCGGCACCGTAAACTCTGGTCGCAATCGCATTGATTTTTTGTCTCAGCGTTTTGCTGTCTTCATAGCAGAATTGAAAATGACTCTCCAGATCGCAGAGGCGTACCACTTCATTGGCTAAATCTTTGCCGCCTTCGCCGCCCAAACTCCAAACGTCGCTCAAAACTACGTTGACCCCCAGTTCTTTACATTTCTCTTCCACCAGTTTAATTTCAGCCGGGGTGTCACTGTTGCGATGATTCAAGGCAACTACGGTGGGCATATGATAGATTTGAGTCATATTTTCTACATGTTTCAGCAAATTCGGTAACCCGGCTTCCACTGCGGCCAGATTTTCGATGCTGTAGTCTTCTTTCGCCACGCCGGCATTGTATTTCAAAGCCCGGATGGTAGCCACAATAACCACTGCGTTCGGTGTCAGACCGGCTTTGCGGCATTTGATGTCAAAGAACTTTTCCGCACCCAGGTCGGCGCCGAAGCCGGCTTCCGTCACCACATAATCGGCATAGTGCATCGCCATTTTAGTGGCGATGATGGAGTTGCAGCCATGCGCGATATTGGCAAAGGGACCACCGTGGATAAAAGCGGGAGTGCCTTCCAGGGTCTGAACCAAATTCGGCTTTAAAGCATCCTTCAGCAAAGCGGCCATGGCGCCGTGCGCTTTCAGATCGCGGGCGTAGATCGGTTCATTGTCCATGTTGTAGGCCACCATGATGTTGCCCATTTTTTCTCTTAAATCCATTAAATCGTTGGAAAGGCAGAACGCCGCCATGACTTCGGAAGCAACCGAAATATCAAAGCCGTCTTCTCTTGGGGTGCCGTTGCTTTTGCCGCCCAGACCGTCGACAATAAAACGCAGCTGACGATCGTTCATATCCATACAGCGGCGCCAGGTAATCCGGCGGGTATCGATTCCTAATTCATTGCCTTGGTAGATATGGTTGTCAATCATAGCAGCTAAAAGGTTGTTGGCAGCGGTAACCGCATGGAAATCACCGGTAAAATGTAAGTTGATATCTTCCATCGGAATAACTTGAGCATAACCACCGCCTGCGGCACCGCCCTTAACACCAAAGACAGGACCCAAAGAAGGTTCGCGCAGGGCTATGGCTGCCTTTTTACCGATTTTCTCCAATCCATCGCTTAAACCGATGCTGGTTGTGGTTTTACCTTCTCCTGCCGGTGTCGGATTGATGGCGGTGACTAAAATTAACTTTGCCTGCTTGCCGTCTTTCCGGGCTTCCTTCAGCAAATTATAGTCCACTTTCGCTTTATATTTCCCGTAAAGCTCAATATCGTCTTCACTTAATCCCAGCTTAGTGGCAATCTGACGAATATCTTGGGGTGTTGCTTCCTGTGCAATTTCGATATCAGATTTGAAATCCATGTTAAAACTCCTCCTTCAACTTTTACACGGCGATAAGCCGCAAACACTCATCAATTCGAGAAATGCCTTCTCTTCCCCTTTCTCGACGGTTCAGTAAGTTTATCAAAAATATTAAATGATTCTGTAGAAAAAACAGGAACACACTGAAAAAAACGAGTCATAGCGGATCATTTGCAAAAAGCAGCTATACTTCTCCGTTGCAGAGTATGGAAATCAGTAATACCGTCCGTTCCGCAATCGACCGGATCTCGATAAACTCATCGTCGCTGTGCGCACCGCCGCCGACCAGACCTAAGCCATCCAATGTGGGTACGCCAAGCGCTGCGGCGTAATTGCCATCACTGGCTTCGCCGATGGCTCCGTCTTTCAAGTTCAGGCCAATCGCAGCACCCAAGCGTTTGACCATACACATCAGCCTTTGCGTATCCGCGTTGCGCCTTAAAGAAGGACGAATGATCCCGCCGTTCACTTCTACCCGGCAATTGGTAAAAGGCTGACTGCGCAGGATGATCTCCTCGGTACGTCTTCCTTCTTCCGCATCGAGAAAGCGCAATTCGATCAAAGCAGTGGCATTGGCTGAAATGGTATTGACTGTATTGCCGCCCCAAATTTGGCCGACATTGACAATCACATCATCCTCCGGATGCGAGAGACTGTGCAGGCGCTGAATCTGAAAAGTCAGCTCCTGGATAGCGGAAGTGGTCGGCAGATAACGACCGGGGTGTCCGCCGGTGCCGGTAATCGTCATTTTATAACGGCCGGTGCCGTGCTGTTCTTTTTTCAGCTCTCCTGTTTCTCCTACCGCCGATTCCAGGACGTAAACCGCTTTGCTGTGTATCGCTTCTGTTTCGATATATTTTCTGGCGGTGGTGCCGCCGGCTTCCGCATCACTGCTGATGATGATACAGACCTGATATTTTGGTTCCAATGCATATCGCCGCATCAGTCTGACCGCCCAGAGCAGCTGCAAAATACCGCCTTTCATATCAAACACGCCGGGACCGTATACTCTGCCTTTTTCCACATGCAAAGCCCCGGCTTTTGTCTCTTCCTTCGGAAAGACAGTATCCATATGCGCTAAGACCAAAACTTGATCCTCGGCATGACCGAAGATTACTTTGATGTGATTGCCATATTTCGGATTGCAGGACGGAAGAATTTCGGTGTGACATCCCATTTGTTGGAATTGCAGGCATAACCAATTACCGAATCGATTGACCTCTTCCGGTGCATAGGTATAGGAATTCATGACAACCAGACTGGACAGCTCGGCAATAATCTCCTCTTCCTGTTCATGCATATACTGTAAAAGTGCTGATTCGTTTATCGTCTTCACCGTTTTCATCCTTTCTGTCTTCTGCACATCGCCAAGATTTCTGGCAGGGTTCCATCTCATCCCGTGCATAGTACATCATTTCGATTCTGCTTGACATAATTCCGTAATATCCCAAGGAAATCCTGCCTCCAATTTCCGATTTGGTCAATGATACAGTTCCCGACGAAAAGAGCTTTCGTTTGCCAAGCTTGCGACGTTCAGGAACAATAAAGCGGATAGAAAACTCTGGTTACGACCGGACCCTCCTCGTGAGCCAATTCTTGCTATGCTTGAACGGATATTTCTCCGCCTCCGGCTATTTTTCTCTCTAGGGATCCGGGTGATTGGGCTTTCCCCAGGAGATCGCCCATTGCGGCAGCGGCAGCTTTCGCTTCGCCTCCGCAAAGCTTTGCCATTCTTTTTCCTGCAGCAACAAGGAATTTGCTTGCGTCAAACAGAATTGATCAGCAAATAATACAAAAAAGGGGTGACAATATGATCCGAACGATCTTACCTTTGATACAAAATGAGTTTTCCGGTCAAAAATCTTTTCATCATGTGGCAGAGGTCAGTCAACATCATCGGATTCAGGCAAGTCCCGGCTATCGCGCCGCAGCACGTTATTGTCTGGAAGCATTCCGTTCGGCTGGCGTCAAAGCCGAGATTCTCTCCTATCCCGCCGACTACGAAACAACTTATTGGACGCAGTGTATGTTTGAAGAATGGGAATGCCGCAGAGCGACCCTTGATCTTTTAGGAGAATCGGCGATCCGTCTCTGTGATTTTTCAGCTGAAAAAATGTCCGTCATCCAGCGCAGCATTGCAACACCGGCCGCAGGTGTGGTCGCTCCGATTATTTGGTTGGAAAAGGGCGATGAAGAAGCGCTTTATCCCGAGATCGACTTTCACGGCGCGCTTGTTTTTTCCGACGGCGATTGGAATAAAATTCGCGCCTGGGCCGTAGAAAAGCGTGGTGCGCTGGGCTTGATCAGTGAACGCATGGTGGAATTCCCCCTTGTTCGCCATCGTTTTGATATTCCGGACGCAATCCTGTATACTTCTTTCTGGTGGACCGGTCACGAAAAACAATGTTTTGGTTTTGCGCTTTCACCCAAGCAAGGCGATTTGCTGAAAAAGCTCTGTCTGAAGCAAAAATCTGCCTATCTGGCCGGCAGCGTCTCCTCTCCTTATCTCAGCGCCAACGCTTTTGTCGATGCGAAACTCTATGCGGGTGCGATCGAAAATGTCAGCGCTTTCATCCCGGGCAGCAGCCGGGAAAAGATCATCTTAACGGCTCATCTTTGCCATCCGCAGGCCTCGGCCAACGACAATGCCTCCGGTGTCGGTGTACTGCTGGAAACCGCCCGCACGCTGCAGCATTTGATCGGAAGCGGCAAACTCAAGAAGCCCAAACGCGGCATTCGTTTTCTGTTGGTACCGGAAATGACCGGCACCTTCGCCTACCTGGCCCAAAACGAAGAACGCATCCCCAGGATATTAGCCGGCTTAAATCTGGATATGGTCGGGGAGAAACAGGAACTCTGCCAGGGACCTCTGGTAGTGGAATATCCGCCGCAGGCAGCGAAGTCGTTTGTCGGTGATCTGATGGCCAATGTGCTGGAGGCGGTAACCGAGGAAGCCAAAAATCTTTCCGGCGGCAGTAGTTATGCGCTCTTTAAATACGCGGTGACACCGTTTTCCGGCGGCAGCGACCATTATGTTCTCTCGGATCCCACGGTTGGCATACCCTCTCCGATGCTGATTCAATGGCCGGATAAATTCTATCACACCAGCGCCGATACCCTGGATAAAGTCGATCCGCAGATGCTCTACCGCGTAGGTTGTATGAGCGGGACGTACGCTTACCTGCTGGCGAATCTTACCGAACAGGATACCGATTGGATTTTGGCGCTCAGCCGTGCCAGTTATATTCAGCATATCGATCAGTTGCTGAAATTGGACCTGGCTGCGGCTGTGCAGCGAAACGCAGCGGAGAAGTTAGCGCTTTATCAGGACACCGCCGCCCAGATTCGCTATCAATGCGAATTGAAACAAGCTGAAATGGCAGATTTTCGGCGGTTTATCGGGAAAGGCAAACAAGCGTTTTTGCGCTCCTGCCGGCGGCAAAGCAAACTGATGCAGGATTATACTGATGCTGTGTTGAAAGAACAACGGATAGCTTTGGGCGTCCATTTGACTGAAGCGGAACCAGGAGCGGTCAGCGACGAAAAATCTGCCGCGGTGCCGGTGCGTCTCTTCCGCGGACCTTTCAATGCACGGGGAATGGTTGAGAAACAACCGGCGGAAATACAAGTGTTCTATCGTCAATTACTGGCAGAAGAACCCCTGCTGCAGCGCGGCGGCACCCAGCTGCTGTATTGGGCCGATGGAAGCCGCTCCGTCGCTGAAATCTGTCGTTTGACCCGTTTGGAAACAGGACTTGATTGCAGCAAAGCTGCCGGCCGCTATTTTGAAATCCTGGCTGCAATGAACCTGATTGCCTGGAAGCTATCCTAATTCACGATTCATAGACAGAAAGGAAGACCTCTCATGGGAACAATGATCGATGGCAAAGCCATTGCCGCCAGTATGCGTAAAGAGTTGACAGTGCAGATCGCCGCCTTAAAAGAACACAGGATCCAACCGAAACTGGCCGTTATTTTAGTCGGTGACGACGAGGCATCCGCAGCTTATTTACGCTCCAAAAAGAACGCCTGCATGAAGGCAGGGATTGAATTCGCCGATTATATCCTGCCGGCCACTACCGGTATGGCTGCCCTGCAGGAATTGATTGAGAATCTGAATCAGGACAGTGCCGTACATGGCATCATGCTGGAGCTGCCTTTACCCAAAGGCATGAACGCCAAAGAAGCCGTTACCTGGATCAAACCGGAAAAAGATGTGGACGGCGCTTCGCCGGTTTCCATGGGTTACCTGCTCAGCGGCCAGGACTGGCTCTTCCCGGCCACACCGCAGTCGGTCCTGGAGATAATCCACCAATGCGGGGTTGACTTGCTGCAGCCGCATATCGTCATGGTTGGCTACGGCGCAACCGTCGGCAAACCGTTGGTTCCCCTGCTTTTAAGAGAATTACCCACCCTGACCGTCTGCCGTTCCAAAACCAAAGATGTCAAAGCCATTACCCTGCAGGCAGACATTTTAATTGCCGCTACCGGAAAACCCAATTTGATTCGCGGCGATATGATCAAACCCGGTGCCGTCGTGATCGACGCCGGAATCAGTCAAATCGGTGATCATCTGGTCGGCGATGTCAACTATGACGAAGCGATACAAGTCGCTGCGCAAGTCACACCGGTGCCGGGCGGCGTTGGTTCTCTCACCACGGCAATTCTGATGGCCAATGTGCTGAAAGCCATGAAAATTCAAGGAGTAATCTGATAGTTTGCCGGCTTTCCGCAAAAACTATTGACAGCGGCAATTGAATAAAATATAATAATCGGGCTGTAACTTTTTATGGATTCTCATAAAATTGCAGCTCGATTTCTATCATAAGCTGACAGGAGAAATGCGAGATGGAAGAAATACAACTTCCTTTTTTGCAGGCGATTCAGCGGCAGCAAGCTACCGGCAGAATTGCTTTGCACATGCCCGGCCACAAGCAAGGTCGCAGCATCATCCCGGCTCTGCAGCCCATTTTAGGAACTGCAGCCGCCTATGACTACACCGAACTTCCCTTTACCGATGATTTGTCTCAACCCGTTGGCGCGTTGAAAGAGAGTCAGGAACTATTGGCCAAGCTCTACGGAGCCGACACCAGTTTTTATCTGATCAACGGTACCAGCGGCGGTATCACGGCCACCATTTTTTCTTTGTCTGCTGCCGGACAAAAAGTGCTGCTGATGCGCAACAGTCACCGTTCCGTCAGTCAGGGTCTGATTCTCAGCGGCGCCACCCCGGTCTATATGCCCACAACATGGGATAAGACAACCGGCGTCGCCTTGCCTCCTACCGTTGACGATCTGCGGCATGCCCTGGAAATGCATCCGGATATCAAATTGGTGATTCTGACTTCACCCAGTTTTCACGGTATTTCCGGTTATTTGCAAGAGCAAATCGATCTGGTTCACTCCTATGACATCCCTGTCATGGTGGACGAAGCGCACGGCGTGCACACTCACTTTTCCAGCCTGCTGCCCAAAGATGCCCTTGAATGCGGTGCTGATGTGGTCATTCAAAGCACGCATAAAACCCTGAGCGGTTTTACACAAGGCTCCTGGATGCATCTGAAAGGCAACCGCATCGCTCCGGCCCGGATTCAGGCCGCCCTGCGCATTTTGCAAACCACCAGTCCCTCCTATATTCTCCTGCTCAGTCTGGAAGCAGCCAGTGCGCAAATGGCGACAGACGGGCCGGCAAAGCTGACCCGGATGCTGGAATTAACGGCGCACATGAAAGAAAAACTGAATCGTGAAACACCTTTACGCTTTCTGGAATTGGATGAATTGCCTTTACAGAATGCCGCCGGTCAGGACATCAGCAAACTCTATCTGCGTACATCTCTCTACGGTTTGTATGGATTCCAGGCGGCCAATATGCTGCGATTGCACGGTTTGGAACCGGAATTGGCAGACAGCGGCGGCGTTCTCCTGATGCTGACTCTGGCCGATGAAGAAGAACATTTTCAAAGCATTGAGTGCTGCCTGCGTTCTTTCGCCGCTTCGCTCGACACAACAGCCGAGCCGCTTCCCCTCTTGACCGATGCTCCCTGGGCTGCCATGCAGCCAAATATTGCTCTGACCCCCAGAGAAGCTTGGTATGCCAAAAATGAGCTTTGCCCCTTCAATCAATCGGTGGGACGGATCTGCGGAGAAACCATCACAGTCTATCCGCCCGGCGTACCGGTCCTCTTGCCGGGAGAAGTGATCGACGTGGAAATTTTGGAATATCTGCAGGAAGTAAAAAAAGCCGGCGGCAATATTGTCTGTGATGATCACACCTTAACCGCTCTGACCGTCATCATGCAATAGAAAAACAAAGCTCTGCCTTTAGGCTGACAGATAAAAAAGTCCGGAGAACCCTTGCGGCAGCGCCTTACCTGAGCGGCAGCCTTTTCGGGTATCTTCGGACTTTTTTTACGTTCGTTTCTTCGTTTCCGAGATCGCTTTCTGCGTGTTTTGCTTATCTTCTTCGGTTACGCGACAGCAGCAATAAGCGCAGCAACTGCATGATGGCGGTGAAAGCAGCGGCTACATAAGTCAGAGCAGCGGCATTCAGCACTTCGTCTACACCGCTTTGTTCATGCGCATCGACCAAACCCTGTTCCCTTAACATCATTTTGGCACGGCCGGAAGCATTGAATTCGACGGGCAGAGTAACCAACTGAAACAATACGGCAAAAGCAAACAGCAGGATCCCGATACTGACCAAAGCATCAAAGCTGAACAACAGACCAATGATCAGAAGTGGAAAGGCGGCATTGGAGCCAAAACGGGCCAAAGGGAAAACAGCTGTGCGCGCAGCAAGAAACGCATAGCCCTGCGCATGCTGCAGAGCATGACCTGTTTCATGCGCAGCGACACTCAAAGCAGCGACGCTGGAACTGCCGTAGATTTCCGGTGAAAGCCGTATCACCTTTTTACCCGGGTCATATTGATCTCCCATTTCATCATTGATCCGTTCGACAGCGACGTCAGTCAGTCCATTCGCATCCAGCAGGCGCCGCGCTGTCTGTGCACCGCTGAGGCCGGAAGCGGACCGCACCATTTTCCAACGTTTCAAGGCGTTACTGACCCGGGCCTGCGCCCACATCGCAATCAGCATGGCAGGAATTAGCAGCAGAAATGTTGAATCATACCACATATCTATTCGTCCTTTCTCATTTCCTCGATAGAGGGAAACCGCGCTGCCGTCAGAGGCAGCTCGCTAATTTCTCTTGATTTCTAATTATAGATGTTTTCTTTTCATATGTATGACAAGGGCTCAACAAGATTATGAATATATTATGACAGTTCCATTGGCAAATAGAAAGGAAGTTTTATTATGATTCCCTCCGGTATTGTTACAAAACGGGACGGTCTCTATGCCGAAGTCCATTTAGTCCGTCAATCGGCCTGTCAAAACTGCCGTGCCTGTTCTTTAGGGACCAGCGAAAACGCTGAAATGCAAATCCGGGCACTGAATCAGTCCGATGCTCAGGTTGGCGACCGGGTCGAGATTAATTTCAGCGGTCAAATCGGTTCCAAAGCAGCCCTGCTGACCTATGCTGTTCCTCTGGTTTCTTTGTTTGCCGGTTATCTGCTTTTGGCTTGGCTTACCAGAACGCTGCCTTTTGAAACATCACAGGCGATCGCAGGCATCGGCTGTATTATTCTGGCTTTTCTATCCTTTTTCCTGCTGAAATTTTTGGAACCCAAATTACGCCAACAAAAATCATTGATCCCGATCATTACGCAAGTACTGACGGCGGCTGATGAAAAACAGGAGTGTTAAGGTCATGCAGCTGACAGCAGAATTTGAGACAGTCCATCTGGATGCGGCCAACTCCTGCATTATCACCATCGATCAGACCAAATTGCCCAACCAACTTACGCTGCTGCGGCTGAAAAGCGCGCAGGAAGTTTGGCAGGCGATCCGTCAGCTGCAGGTGCGCGGCGCTCCTGCCATTGGGATCACAGCCGCCTACGGGCTTTATCTGGCAGCCGCCGCCAGCAAAGCCGAACACTTTTCGGATTTTTATGCGGAATTTCAGAAAACCAAAAACTATCTCGCCACAGCGCGCCCGACGGCTGTCAATCTATGCTGGGCCCTGGATCGGATGGAAGCGACACTCCTGCAGCATCAGGGAAAATCCCTCGCTCAGCTCAAACAGCAACTGCTGCTGCAAGCCGAATCCATCCAGCAGGAGGACATCCAAATCTGCCGCCGCATCGGTGAATATGGCTTAACTTGTTTACAGAACGGGTTCGGTCTGCTGACTCATTGCAACGCAGGACGATTGGCTGCCGTTAAATATGGTACCGCTCTGGCTCCGATCTATCTGGGTTGGGAGCAGGGTTATCGTTTCCGCGTCTTTGCGGATGAAACCAGGCCGCTTTTACAGGGAGCCCGCCTGACCGCCTATGAACTGCAGGCAGCCGGCATATCACCGACCCTGATTTGTGATAACATGGTCTCCTCTGTGATGCAAAAAGGCTGGATCCAAGCGGTTTTGGTCGGAGCTGACCGGATTGCCGCCAATGGCGATACGGCGAACAAAATCGGCACCGCCGGCATCAGCATTTTAGCTCGCTATTACCAAATTCCTTTCTATGTCTGCGCGCCGCTTTCTACTTTTGACCGGACGGCGGCCAGCGGTAAAGAAATTCGCATTGAAGAACGCGCTGCGGAAGAAGTGACGGAAATGTGGTATGCAAAGCGGATGGCGCCGCCGGGGATCGATG
The sequence above is drawn from the Negativicutes bacterium genome and encodes:
- a CDS encoding ferritin family protein, with protein sequence GEKYYREQAELYTQNSLDVVCRMLADDEKVHAQLLSYKMNHLPYESPDSQTLSKAKNIFQDIAKIKIKGKENPSQLDFYRIALDKEKQSIDFYTEHAADPEAGMEKDLFVYLINQEKHHYEVLEELAALLKQAEDWVESAEFGLRKEYDN
- a CDS encoding cyclodeaminase/cyclohydrolase family protein, translated to MNLRELRTDEFVAELASKAPVPGGGGAAALIGALGSALGCMVVNLTSGKKKYAQYEADLQRLLTRLTELYQGLLQMIDDDAVAFYPLSQAYGIKAVTEEEKAAKQKILQDALQHASLVPMQIVRTCYEGITLQEELAVKGSRLAISDVACGVQALRTGLLAGRVNVMINLGMIEDQKFVSQMKTELDDLTEKGIKKADEIFHTIEAELM
- a CDS encoding formate--tetrahydrofolate ligase; amino-acid sequence: MDFKSDIEIAQEATPQDIRQIATKLGLSEDDIELYGKYKAKVDYNLLKEARKDGKQAKLILVTAINPTPAGEGKTTTSIGLSDGLEKIGKKAAIALREPSLGPVFGVKGGAAGGGYAQVIPMEDINLHFTGDFHAVTAANNLLAAMIDNHIYQGNELGIDTRRITWRRCMDMNDRQLRFIVDGLGGKSNGTPREDGFDISVASEVMAAFCLSNDLMDLREKMGNIMVAYNMDNEPIYARDLKAHGAMAALLKDALKPNLVQTLEGTPAFIHGGPFANIAHGCNSIIATKMAMHYADYVVTEAGFGADLGAEKFFDIKCRKAGLTPNAVVIVATIRALKYNAGVAKEDYSIENLAAVEAGLPNLLKHVENMTQIYHMPTVVALNHRNSDTPAEIKLVEEKCKELGVNVVLSDVWSLGGEGGKDLANEVVRLCDLESHFQFCYEDSKTLRQKINAIATRVYGAGQVEFSAAANRELNKITKMGFANLPICMAKTQYSLTDDAKVVGRPEGFTINVRDVVLNSGAGFVVAVTGDIMRMPGLPKVPAAETIDVDENGKIRGLF
- a CDS encoding M20/M25/M40 family metallo-hydrolase, yielding MKTVKTINESALLQYMHEQEEEIIAELSSLVVMNSYTYAPEEVNRFGNWLCLQFQQMGCHTEILPSCNPKYGNHIKVIFGHAEDQVLVLAHMDTVFPKEETKAGALHVEKGRVYGPGVFDMKGGILQLLWAVRLMRRYALEPKYQVCIIISSDAEAGGTTARKYIETEAIHSKAVYVLESAVGETGELKKEQHGTGRYKMTITGTGGHPGRYLPTTSAIQELTFQIQRLHSLSHPEDDVIVNVGQIWGGNTVNTISANATALIELRFLDAEEGRRTEEIILRSQPFTNCRVEVNGGIIRPSLRRNADTQRLMCMVKRLGAAIGLNLKDGAIGEASDGNYAAALGVPTLDGLGLVGGGAHSDDEFIEIRSIAERTVLLISILCNGEV
- a CDS encoding DUF4910 domain-containing protein; amino-acid sequence: MIRTILPLIQNEFSGQKSFHHVAEVSQHHRIQASPGYRAAARYCLEAFRSAGVKAEILSYPADYETTYWTQCMFEEWECRRATLDLLGESAIRLCDFSAEKMSVIQRSIATPAAGVVAPIIWLEKGDEEALYPEIDFHGALVFSDGDWNKIRAWAVEKRGALGLISERMVEFPLVRHRFDIPDAILYTSFWWTGHEKQCFGFALSPKQGDLLKKLCLKQKSAYLAGSVSSPYLSANAFVDAKLYAGAIENVSAFIPGSSREKIILTAHLCHPQASANDNASGVGVLLETARTLQHLIGSGKLKKPKRGIRFLLVPEMTGTFAYLAQNEERIPRILAGLNLDMVGEKQELCQGPLVVEYPPQAAKSFVGDLMANVLEAVTEEAKNLSGGSSYALFKYAVTPFSGGSDHYVLSDPTVGIPSPMLIQWPDKFYHTSADTLDKVDPQMLYRVGCMSGTYAYLLANLTEQDTDWILALSRASYIQHIDQLLKLDLAAAVQRNAAEKLALYQDTAAQIRYQCELKQAEMADFRRFIGKGKQAFLRSCRRQSKLMQDYTDAVLKEQRIALGVHLTEAEPGAVSDEKSAAVPVRLFRGPFNARGMVEKQPAEIQVFYRQLLAEEPLLQRGGTQLLYWADGSRSVAEICRLTRLETGLDCSKAAGRYFEILAAMNLIAWKLS
- a CDS encoding bifunctional 5,10-methylene-tetrahydrofolate dehydrogenase/5,10-methylene-tetrahydrofolate cyclohydrolase; translated protein: MGTMIDGKAIAASMRKELTVQIAALKEHRIQPKLAVILVGDDEASAAYLRSKKNACMKAGIEFADYILPATTGMAALQELIENLNQDSAVHGIMLELPLPKGMNAKEAVTWIKPEKDVDGASPVSMGYLLSGQDWLFPATPQSVLEIIHQCGVDLLQPHIVMVGYGATVGKPLVPLLLRELPTLTVCRSKTKDVKAITLQADILIAATGKPNLIRGDMIKPGAVVIDAGISQIGDHLVGDVNYDEAIQVAAQVTPVPGGVGSLTTAILMANVLKAMKIQGVI
- a CDS encoding aminotransferase class I/II-fold pyridoxal phosphate-dependent enzyme; the protein is MEEIQLPFLQAIQRQQATGRIALHMPGHKQGRSIIPALQPILGTAAAYDYTELPFTDDLSQPVGALKESQELLAKLYGADTSFYLINGTSGGITATIFSLSAAGQKVLLMRNSHRSVSQGLILSGATPVYMPTTWDKTTGVALPPTVDDLRHALEMHPDIKLVILTSPSFHGISGYLQEQIDLVHSYDIPVMVDEAHGVHTHFSSLLPKDALECGADVVIQSTHKTLSGFTQGSWMHLKGNRIAPARIQAALRILQTTSPSYILLLSLEAASAQMATDGPAKLTRMLELTAHMKEKLNRETPLRFLELDELPLQNAAGQDISKLYLRTSLYGLYGFQAANMLRLHGLEPELADSGGVLLMLTLADEEEHFQSIECCLRSFAASLDTTAEPLPLLTDAPWAAMQPNIALTPREAWYAKNELCPFNQSVGRICGETITVYPPGVPVLLPGEVIDVEILEYLQEVKKAGGNIVCDDHTLTALTVIMQ
- a CDS encoding zinc metallopeptidase, which translates into the protein MWYDSTFLLLIPAMLIAMWAQARVSNALKRWKMVRSASGLSGAQTARRLLDANGLTDVAVERINDEMGDQYDPGKKVIRLSPEIYGSSSVAALSVAAHETGHALQHAQGYAFLAARTAVFPLARFGSNAAFPLLIIGLLFSFDALVSIGILLFAFAVLFQLVTLPVEFNASGRAKMMLREQGLVDAHEQSGVDEVLNAAALTYVAAAFTAIMQLLRLLLLSRNRRR
- a CDS encoding SoxR reducing system RseC family protein yields the protein MIPSGIVTKRDGLYAEVHLVRQSACQNCRACSLGTSENAEMQIRALNQSDAQVGDRVEINFSGQIGSKAALLTYAVPLVSLFAGYLLLAWLTRTLPFETSQAIAGIGCIILAFLSFFLLKFLEPKLRQQKSLIPIITQVLTAADEKQEC
- the mtnA gene encoding S-methyl-5-thioribose-1-phosphate isomerase, with the translated sequence MQLTAEFETVHLDAANSCIITIDQTKLPNQLTLLRLKSAQEVWQAIRQLQVRGAPAIGITAAYGLYLAAAASKAEHFSDFYAEFQKTKNYLATARPTAVNLCWALDRMEATLLQHQGKSLAQLKQQLLLQAESIQQEDIQICRRIGEYGLTCLQNGFGLLTHCNAGRLAAVKYGTALAPIYLGWEQGYRFRVFADETRPLLQGARLTAYELQAAGISPTLICDNMVSSVMQKGWIQAVLVGADRIAANGDTANKIGTAGISILARYYQIPFYVCAPLSTFDRTAASGKEIRIEERAAEEVTEMWYAKRMAPPGIDVYNPAFDLTEQQNITAIITEQGIARPPFSASIAALFQQNQKEAAKW